In a single window of the Olivibacter sp. SDN3 genome:
- a CDS encoding 3-oxoacyl-ACP synthase, which translates to MLKQIDQGVKEKLYEYIVAYVDQRITTAQDALTAARDAANDDTKSSAGDKYETTREMMQQEIERSQGLLKDAEEMRTIVDHLNSHARAGNVCLGSLVLTDHGHFYLSISAGTIILDEINFYVISSKSPLGKLFLYKSIGDDVLFNGKRYQILGIL; encoded by the coding sequence ATGTTGAAACAAATTGATCAAGGAGTAAAAGAGAAACTATATGAGTATATTGTAGCTTATGTAGATCAACGCATCACAACTGCTCAGGATGCATTAACAGCAGCAAGAGATGCCGCTAACGATGACACCAAAAGCAGCGCTGGTGATAAGTATGAAACCACTCGGGAAATGATGCAGCAAGAGATCGAAAGAAGTCAAGGTTTATTAAAAGATGCTGAAGAGATGCGTACTATAGTTGATCATCTAAATAGCCATGCAAGAGCTGGAAACGTATGTCTGGGATCGCTGGTTCTTACCGATCACGGACATTTTTATCTTTCAATTAGTGCCGGAACTATTATCTTAGATGAAATAAATTTTTATGTGATATCTTCTAAATCGCCTCTCGGAAAATTATTTCTGTATAAATCAATCGGCGACGATGTGTTATTTAATGGTAAAAGGTATCAAATTTTGGGCATACTTTAA
- a CDS encoding tRNA1(Val) (adenine(37)-N6)-methyltransferase — MSSPFRFKEFSVEQEGATMKINTDGVLLGALAYHKAPKRILDIGTGTGVIALMMAQRFEQAVVDALEVDKIAFLLARDNFADSRFSRRLNAHQTAFETFSTSFCYDLIVSNPPFFMNALKSPDIRKSNARHASFRFYEDLLSRSHTWLAPNGFLQLVLPPALASYVVESANTLFAFNQVSSIRLKSFVHSECFREILFLSKNEEASTCSDFVIYKEKGVYSEEYIELLRPFFLNF; from the coding sequence ATGTCATCCCCGTTTAGATTTAAAGAATTTAGTGTAGAGCAGGAAGGAGCTACAATGAAAATTAATACGGACGGTGTTTTGTTGGGAGCGCTTGCTTACCATAAAGCGCCTAAACGTATTTTGGATATTGGTACAGGCACCGGAGTTATTGCATTAATGATGGCTCAACGCTTCGAACAAGCGGTTGTCGATGCCCTGGAAGTTGACAAAATAGCCTTCCTGTTGGCTCGGGATAATTTTGCTGATTCCCGATTCTCACGTCGTTTAAACGCCCATCAAACAGCTTTTGAGACCTTTTCTACATCATTTTGCTATGACTTGATTGTAAGTAATCCTCCTTTTTTTATGAACGCCTTGAAGAGCCCGGATATCAGGAAATCAAATGCAAGGCATGCATCTTTCAGGTTTTATGAGGATTTACTAAGTCGATCGCATACTTGGCTTGCCCCTAATGGTTTCTTACAACTGGTATTACCACCGGCCTTAGCGAGTTATGTTGTTGAAAGCGCTAATACGTTGTTTGCTTTCAATCAGGTAAGCTCCATTCGCCTAAAGTCTTTTGTACATAGTGAGTGTTTTCGAGAGATTCTTTTTCTTTCAAAAAATGAAGAAGCTAGTACTTGCAGTGATTTTGTCATCTACAAAGAAAAAGGGGTGTACTCAGAAGAATATATTGAACTTTTAAGACCTTTTTTCTTGAATTTTTAG
- a CDS encoding metal ABC transporter permease, with protein MIAFWIILTGALVAISCGLLGCYLILRKMSMVGDAISHAVLPGIVIAFLMSGNRDPVIMLIGAGGIGLLTTFIIEYFHTKANLQTDAAIGVTFTLLFAIGIILISVFAGKVDIDQDCVLYGEIAYVPIDLWILDSGMVMGPRPVYILSIILILVLLFIVLGYKQLTVTAFDPSFAAAIGISTTLWHYLLMGAVSLTTVASFESVGAILVVAFLIGPPATAYLLTEDLKKMMTITVILGICISVFGYWLAYWLNASIAGCMTVILGLFFLLAFIFAPKSGLFFKYFHRRTKHVIPV; from the coding sequence ATGATTGCTTTCTGGATTATTTTAACGGGGGCCCTTGTCGCAATTTCTTGCGGCCTTTTGGGCTGTTATTTAATATTAAGAAAAATGAGCATGGTTGGCGATGCAATCAGTCATGCCGTTTTACCGGGTATAGTTATCGCTTTCCTGATGAGTGGAAATCGTGATCCAGTAATTATGTTGATAGGGGCGGGGGGAATTGGTCTATTAACTACTTTCATTATTGAATATTTCCATACGAAAGCTAATTTACAAACAGATGCTGCTATTGGCGTAACGTTCACTTTACTTTTCGCAATAGGCATTATTTTGATCAGTGTGTTTGCTGGTAAAGTGGATATAGATCAAGATTGTGTACTTTATGGAGAAATTGCATACGTACCTATCGATCTTTGGATATTAGACTCTGGTATGGTGATGGGACCTAGACCTGTATACATTTTATCCATTATCCTTATACTGGTGTTACTGTTTATTGTTCTGGGTTATAAGCAATTAACCGTAACAGCTTTTGATCCATCTTTTGCAGCGGCCATTGGTATCTCTACAACTTTATGGCATTATTTGCTAATGGGTGCAGTATCATTAACTACAGTTGCTTCATTCGAGTCTGTTGGAGCAATTTTGGTGGTTGCATTCTTGATCGGCCCTCCGGCCACAGCTTATTTACTGACAGAAGACCTTAAGAAGATGATGACCATCACCGTGATTTTGGGAATATGCATTTCTGTTTTCGGCTATTGGTTGGCTTATTGGTTAAATGCTTCGATTGCCGGTTGTATGACGGTAATATTAGGTCTATTTTTTCTTTTGGCTTTTATCTTTGCTCCAAAGTCGGGGCTATTTTTTAAATATTTCCACCGCAGAACAAAGCATGTCATCCCCGTTTAG
- a CDS encoding iron chelate uptake ABC transporter family permease subunit, translated as MEDLITFFSFTDPNIRYVVLGAILLAASSAIVGCFTLLKKKALVGDAVAHSVLPGVCAAFLFAGDKNTVLLIVGAFITGWISLLAIDYITAKSKIKQDAAIGLVLSVFFGVGIVLLTFIQQSGNSAQSGLDNFIFGKAAALVGQDLWVFSIISIVLLVVVSVFFKELTLVAFDESYAISLGLPVRGLDVLLTTLTVLAVVTGITAVGVVLMAAMLITPGSAARYWTDNIRIMVLLAAIFGAISGIAGAYISYVAPSMPTGPWMVVVSSIIAVCSFLLAPRKGIIARWYNSRQNRFLMLEENTLKVFYHLGEEDKSFQAPRSIAVLLGKRALGKSNLYQGLKRLKIKGLLEPLAGQWQLTAKGVEKAAKVVKLHRLWELYLTNYMKIAPDHVHDDAETIEHIITPEIETELEHLLDYPKIDPHKQEIPRS; from the coding sequence ATGGAGGATCTCATTACTTTTTTTTCATTCACAGATCCCAATATTCGATATGTAGTTTTGGGCGCTATATTATTAGCCGCAAGTTCGGCCATTGTAGGGTGCTTTACCCTGCTTAAGAAAAAAGCACTTGTGGGAGATGCCGTTGCCCATTCTGTACTACCGGGAGTGTGTGCTGCATTTTTATTTGCGGGAGACAAGAATACGGTATTGCTAATTGTAGGTGCCTTTATAACTGGCTGGATATCACTATTAGCTATCGATTATATTACGGCTAAATCGAAAATAAAGCAGGATGCAGCTATCGGTTTAGTGCTTTCTGTATTCTTTGGTGTTGGTATTGTATTATTGACTTTTATACAACAATCTGGTAATTCCGCTCAAAGTGGTCTGGATAATTTTATATTTGGCAAAGCTGCGGCTCTCGTAGGCCAAGATCTTTGGGTATTCAGTATTATTTCGATCGTTCTGTTAGTGGTTGTGTCTGTTTTTTTTAAAGAACTAACGTTGGTAGCATTTGATGAGAGTTATGCCATTAGTTTGGGCTTACCTGTACGAGGTTTGGATGTATTACTTACAACGCTTACAGTTTTAGCGGTGGTAACTGGTATAACCGCTGTTGGTGTAGTTTTGATGGCAGCAATGTTAATCACACCGGGTTCCGCTGCTCGGTATTGGACAGACAATATTCGAATCATGGTGTTACTTGCTGCAATTTTTGGAGCCATATCGGGAATTGCTGGTGCATATATATCTTATGTGGCGCCATCTATGCCCACGGGCCCTTGGATGGTTGTTGTTTCGTCAATAATTGCTGTTTGCTCTTTTCTATTGGCGCCTCGGAAAGGGATAATAGCAAGGTGGTACAATAGCAGACAGAATAGGTTTCTGATGTTAGAGGAAAACACCTTGAAAGTGTTTTATCATCTTGGCGAAGAGGATAAGAGTTTTCAAGCACCAAGGAGTATTGCTGTTTTGTTGGGTAAACGAGCGCTCGGAAAAAGTAACCTTTATCAAGGATTAAAAAGGTTAAAAATTAAAGGATTGTTAGAGCCATTGGCAGGTCAATGGCAACTTACCGCGAAGGGTGTTGAAAAAGCAGCAAAGGTGGTGAAATTACATCGACTATGGGAACTGTACTTAACAAATTATATGAAAATAGCTCCTGATCATGTGCATGATGATGCCGAAACGATTGAGCATATTATAACGCCTGAAATTGAGACAGAGTTGGAACATTTATTGGATTATCCTAAGATAGATCCTCATAAACAAGAAATTCCAAGATCCTAG
- a CDS encoding metal ABC transporter ATP-binding protein has product MIEHVDNPVLEVHDLTVSYSRKPVLWGIDFTLPKGCIAGIIGPNGAGKSTLIKAIMGVLSVSSGYVKIFNQSLDKVRGRVSYVPQKESVDWDFPASVLDVVLMGRYGKIGLLKRVSKADKKIALECIDKVGLSAFTKRQISQLSGGQQQRVFLARALAQEADFYLMDEPFAGVDAATEKAIIEILRDMANLGKTIIVVHHDIQSVINYFNWVILINMRLVASGPTKKVFNNELIQETYGGKLTLLTEVGNILKEKQMPSREN; this is encoded by the coding sequence ATGATTGAACATGTTGACAATCCTGTATTGGAAGTACACGACTTGACAGTGAGTTATTCGCGTAAACCTGTTTTATGGGGAATTGATTTCACCTTGCCAAAGGGCTGTATTGCTGGAATAATCGGACCAAACGGTGCAGGAAAATCTACTTTAATAAAGGCCATTATGGGCGTACTATCGGTGTCGAGCGGTTATGTAAAAATTTTTAATCAATCATTAGATAAAGTTCGGGGACGGGTTAGCTATGTTCCACAGAAAGAATCTGTCGATTGGGATTTCCCTGCCTCTGTTTTAGATGTGGTGCTGATGGGACGATACGGAAAAATAGGACTGTTAAAAAGGGTAAGTAAGGCGGATAAAAAAATAGCCCTGGAATGCATCGATAAGGTGGGTTTGAGCGCCTTTACTAAACGGCAGATTTCACAATTATCTGGTGGGCAACAGCAAAGAGTATTTCTAGCAAGAGCACTTGCACAAGAAGCAGATTTCTATCTCATGGATGAACCTTTTGCTGGAGTCGATGCAGCCACGGAGAAAGCCATCATCGAAATTCTCAGGGATATGGCAAACTTAGGCAAAACAATTATTGTTGTGCATCACGATATACAGTCGGTTATTAATTATTTTAATTGGGTAATTCTTATTAATATGCGCTTGGTGGCTTCAGGGCCTACAAAAAAGGTGTTTAATAATGAGTTAATACAGGAAACATATGGAGGCAAGCTAACCTTACTAACTGAGGTTGGTAATATTTTAAAAGAAAAACAAATGCCATCTAGAGAAAATTGA
- a CDS encoding metal ABC transporter solute-binding protein, Zn/Mn family — translation MKIKIFIFALVIFSQLSGCREPSLKRDKPYIVTTTGMLADAVRNIVKDTADVVAIMGAGVDPHLYKASQGDLEKFLEADLIVFGGLHLEGKLTEVLTKLGRTKPVFGVGDQLPKAMVRVDRSFSSAVDPHIWFDIKLWSAVVDLLAKRLMELDQANAAYYRLNADHYIEQLDALDVEVRAQIQTIPPKKRVMITAHDAFNYFGQAYGIEVKGLQGISTTAEFGLRDVSILVRLIMERDISSVFVETSVSDRAINAVVAGVRERGGELKIGGNLFSDSMGAEGTPEGTYIGMFKYNVRTIVDALK, via the coding sequence ATGAAAATCAAGATTTTTATTTTCGCCTTAGTTATTTTCAGCCAGCTCTCAGGTTGCCGTGAGCCATCTCTAAAAAGGGATAAGCCATATATTGTTACCACGACCGGAATGTTGGCAGATGCTGTTAGAAATATTGTGAAAGACACTGCAGATGTAGTGGCAATTATGGGTGCCGGGGTTGACCCTCACTTATATAAAGCAAGCCAAGGTGATCTTGAGAAATTTTTAGAAGCCGATCTGATTGTTTTTGGCGGCTTACATTTAGAAGGAAAGCTTACAGAAGTGCTGACGAAACTTGGGCGTACAAAACCTGTATTTGGCGTAGGAGATCAACTTCCCAAAGCGATGGTAAGAGTAGATCGTTCCTTTAGTTCGGCTGTTGATCCACACATTTGGTTTGATATAAAACTCTGGTCGGCAGTAGTGGATTTGCTGGCGAAACGTTTAATGGAGTTAGACCAGGCAAATGCTGCATACTATCGATTAAATGCCGATCATTATATTGAGCAGTTAGATGCTTTGGATGTGGAAGTGAGGGCGCAAATCCAGACAATACCTCCAAAAAAAAGGGTAATGATTACCGCGCACGACGCATTTAATTATTTTGGACAGGCTTACGGAATAGAGGTCAAAGGCCTACAAGGCATATCCACTACCGCGGAGTTTGGTTTGAGAGATGTTTCTATTTTGGTTCGTTTGATTATGGAAAGGGATATTAGTTCGGTGTTCGTTGAAACTTCGGTCTCAGATAGAGCGATTAATGCTGTTGTTGCCGGTGTACGTGAACGGGGTGGAGAATTGAAGATAGGAGGTAATCTTTTTTCCGATTCCATGGGGGCAGAAGGTACTCCAGAGGGAACATACATTGGGATGTTTAAATATAATGTACGAACAATTGTAGATGCTTTAAAGTAG
- a CDS encoding gluconate 2-dehydrogenase subunit 3 family protein yields MNRREALSRVAWIMGGTVIGANLFLEGCTRPASKDVESLFKDEQIDYLGDIAETILPQTATPGAKEAGVGAFIPVMVRDCYTKEDQKIFLDGLNKLEESSQSKFGKKFQELTKEDRTTLLTEIDKEAKDHASNKKSEDPAHYFSMVKQLTLLGFFTSELGATKAMRYVLIPGKYDGNVPYKKGDKAWAT; encoded by the coding sequence ATGAATAGAAGAGAAGCCTTAAGCCGAGTAGCTTGGATTATGGGGGGTACCGTAATTGGTGCCAACTTATTTCTGGAAGGCTGTACTCGACCTGCATCTAAAGACGTCGAAAGTCTGTTCAAAGATGAACAAATCGATTATTTAGGAGATATTGCTGAAACAATCCTGCCACAAACGGCCACTCCAGGAGCCAAAGAAGCAGGTGTGGGGGCATTTATTCCCGTAATGGTACGCGACTGTTATACCAAAGAAGATCAAAAGATATTTCTTGATGGTTTGAATAAACTAGAGGAGTCGTCGCAATCCAAATTTGGGAAGAAGTTTCAGGAATTGACGAAGGAAGATCGCACCACCTTACTTACGGAAATCGATAAGGAGGCAAAAGATCATGCCAGCAACAAAAAATCAGAAGATCCTGCACACTATTTTAGCATGGTTAAACAATTAACACTCTTAGGTTTTTTTACTTCCGAGTTGGGAGCAACAAAAGCTATGCGTTATGTTCTGATTCCAGGAAAATACGATGGCAACGTGCCCTATAAAAAAGGAGATAAAGCCTGGGCAACATAA
- a CDS encoding Gfo/Idh/MocA family oxidoreductase, protein MSDTNNSNKKKKISESRRSFLKTGAMAAAGFMIVPRHVLGGTGFIAPSDKLQVAGIGVGGKGSSDINSFYDSGKAEIAFLCDADDRRAAGSVKKYAKAKYYKDYREMLDKEHKHIDAVSVSTPDHNHAIQALAAMQLGKHVYVQKPLTHDVWEARILTDAAKKYKVVTQMGNQGASNDGPRQAREWYEAGIIGDVHTVYCWTDRPVWPQGIQWPTQKAEVPKELDWDLWLGTAPQKDYIDKLVPFNWRGWWDYGTGALGDMGCHLLEMPFSMFGLTYVQDVQASVGTVYVDEFKRGYFPESCPPSSHATLTFPKTEKTTGPIKLHWMDGGIQPERPEELEPNEIFGDGGNGILIIGTKGKILADTYGKNARLLPTSKTDSVNVPQKYARVNGEEGGHYAQWVEACLAGYGKQEVSSPFEIAGPLTEALLMANLAIRGADLKVNNDYPGRNIKLIWDNDAMKVTNFDEVNQYVKREYRTGWDINYTL, encoded by the coding sequence ATGTCTGATACTAATAATAGCAACAAAAAGAAAAAGATAAGCGAATCCAGAAGAAGCTTTCTAAAAACAGGGGCTATGGCTGCTGCCGGCTTTATGATTGTTCCGAGACACGTACTGGGTGGAACTGGATTTATAGCGCCAAGCGATAAATTACAGGTAGCCGGAATTGGTGTAGGAGGGAAGGGATCCAGCGATATTAACTCTTTCTATGACAGCGGTAAAGCAGAGATAGCATTTCTCTGTGATGCAGACGACCGTAGAGCTGCTGGATCTGTAAAGAAATATGCTAAAGCGAAATACTATAAGGACTATAGAGAAATGCTTGATAAAGAACACAAGCATATCGACGCAGTATCCGTTTCAACACCCGACCATAATCATGCGATTCAAGCCCTGGCAGCAATGCAGTTAGGAAAGCATGTTTACGTGCAAAAGCCATTAACACACGATGTTTGGGAGGCAAGAATATTGACGGATGCCGCTAAAAAATATAAAGTGGTTACGCAAATGGGTAATCAGGGAGCATCTAATGATGGCCCGAGACAAGCACGTGAATGGTACGAGGCTGGGATAATAGGAGATGTTCATACGGTATATTGCTGGACAGACCGACCCGTGTGGCCGCAAGGAATTCAATGGCCAACTCAAAAAGCAGAGGTTCCCAAGGAATTGGATTGGGATCTTTGGTTGGGAACAGCGCCTCAGAAGGACTATATTGATAAATTGGTGCCTTTCAATTGGCGTGGTTGGTGGGATTACGGAACAGGGGCTTTAGGTGATATGGGATGCCATTTACTTGAAATGCCTTTTAGTATGTTCGGTTTAACTTATGTTCAGGATGTTCAAGCAAGTGTTGGAACAGTGTATGTCGACGAGTTTAAACGTGGATATTTTCCAGAAAGTTGCCCGCCATCAAGTCACGCGACCTTAACATTCCCAAAAACAGAAAAAACTACTGGACCAATAAAGTTGCATTGGATGGATGGAGGTATTCAACCTGAAAGACCTGAAGAATTGGAGCCAAATGAAATCTTTGGTGATGGTGGTAACGGAATTTTAATTATAGGTACCAAAGGTAAAATACTAGCCGATACTTATGGAAAAAATGCACGCTTATTACCTACTTCGAAAACAGACAGTGTAAACGTACCTCAAAAGTATGCACGAGTTAATGGTGAAGAAGGCGGGCATTACGCACAATGGGTAGAAGCATGCTTAGCAGGTTACGGCAAACAAGAGGTTAGTTCTCCGTTTGAAATTGCAGGACCATTAACCGAGGCTTTGTTAATGGCTAATCTCGCTATAAGAGGTGCTGACTTGAAAGTTAATAATGATTACCCTGGCCGCAACATCAAGTTGATATGGGACAATGACGCGATGAAAGTGACAAACTTTGATGAAGTGAACCAGTATGTTAAACGGGAATACCGTACCGGTTGGGATATAAATTATACATTATAA
- a CDS encoding GMC oxidoreductase, with protein MADNVYDAIVIGSGISGGWAAKELTEKGLKTIMLERGRNIEHIKDYESPNKNPWDFPHRGGRTQKMIEDYPVLKRDYPLNETNLNYWVNEKESPYVEIKRFDWYRGYHLGGRSLMWGRQSYRLSDLDFEANLKDGVAVDWPIRYKDIAPWYSYAEKFAGISGNKDGIDILPDGEFMPPMEMNVVEKDIAARVKKHYGGKRHFIIGRTANITVPHNGRVNCQYQNKCWLGCNFGAYFSTQSATLPVAMKTGNLTVRPWSIVTKILYDKDTKKAKGVEVLDAENNQTYEYFAKVIFVNASALNSAWVLMNSATDIWEGGLGSSSGELGHNVMDHHLGVGAGGRVEGFEDKYYFGRRANGLYVPRFQNVGDDKRDYIRGFGYQGGASRQGWSRDIPEMNIGGDWKDELCEPGSWSIGLGGFGEILPYHENKITLDKEKKDKWGLPVLAFDVEMKENEFKMREDMANDAKEMLEAAGVKDVYTYNREYGFGQGIHEMGTARMGRDAKTSVLNEKNQVWDALNVFVTDGACMTSAACVNPSLTYMALTARAADFAVNELKKGNL; from the coding sequence ATGGCAGATAATGTATATGATGCGATAGTAATCGGATCAGGTATCAGCGGAGGCTGGGCAGCCAAAGAATTGACAGAGAAGGGTCTCAAAACGATTATGCTTGAACGTGGCAGAAACATTGAGCATATCAAAGACTATGAGAGCCCTAATAAAAACCCGTGGGATTTTCCGCATAGGGGCGGAAGAACGCAAAAGATGATTGAGGATTATCCTGTACTAAAACGCGACTATCCCTTAAATGAAACGAACTTAAATTACTGGGTTAATGAAAAGGAAAGTCCGTACGTTGAAATCAAGCGTTTTGATTGGTACCGTGGTTATCATCTTGGCGGAAGATCACTGATGTGGGGTCGTCAAAGTTATCGATTAAGTGATTTAGATTTTGAAGCTAATTTAAAAGATGGAGTAGCTGTTGACTGGCCTATTCGTTATAAGGATATCGCACCCTGGTACAGTTACGCAGAGAAGTTCGCTGGCATAAGTGGAAATAAAGATGGTATAGATATATTGCCCGACGGGGAATTTATGCCTCCTATGGAAATGAATGTCGTGGAAAAGGATATCGCGGCACGTGTGAAAAAACACTATGGAGGAAAGAGACATTTTATTATAGGTCGTACCGCTAACATTACTGTTCCTCATAATGGCAGGGTGAACTGTCAATACCAGAATAAATGTTGGTTGGGATGTAATTTCGGAGCATATTTCAGTACGCAATCTGCTACGTTACCCGTAGCTATGAAAACAGGTAATCTAACTGTTCGGCCTTGGTCTATTGTTACAAAAATATTATATGATAAGGATACGAAAAAAGCCAAGGGAGTTGAAGTGTTGGATGCAGAAAACAACCAAACATATGAATACTTCGCAAAAGTGATTTTTGTGAATGCTTCGGCATTAAACTCTGCCTGGGTATTGATGAATTCTGCAACTGACATCTGGGAAGGTGGTTTAGGAAGCAGTAGTGGAGAGCTCGGACATAACGTGATGGACCACCACTTGGGTGTTGGCGCAGGAGGCCGGGTTGAAGGTTTTGAAGATAAATACTACTTCGGTCGACGTGCAAACGGTCTTTACGTACCTCGTTTCCAAAATGTAGGAGACGATAAGCGCGATTATATAAGAGGCTTTGGTTATCAAGGGGGTGCCAGTAGGCAAGGTTGGAGTCGTGATATTCCTGAAATGAATATTGGTGGCGATTGGAAAGACGAACTTTGCGAACCAGGATCTTGGAGTATAGGACTGGGTGGTTTTGGTGAAATATTGCCGTACCATGAGAATAAAATTACGCTGGATAAAGAGAAGAAAGACAAATGGGGGCTACCTGTTTTGGCTTTCGATGTGGAGATGAAAGAGAATGAATTTAAAATGCGTGAAGACATGGCCAACGATGCGAAAGAGATGCTCGAAGCTGCGGGAGTGAAAGATGTGTATACTTATAACAGAGAATATGGCTTTGGACAGGGTATTCATGAAATGGGTACTGCCAGAATGGGAAGAGATGCAAAAACATCGGTTCTGAATGAAAAAAATCAAGTTTGGGATGCACTTAACGTATTTGTTACGGATGGAGCATGTATGACATCTGCGGCCTGTGTAAATCCCTCACTCACTTATATGGCATTAACTGCACGTGCGGCTGATTTTGCCGTTAACGAGCTGAAAAAGGGAAATCTTTAA
- a CDS encoding nucleoside permease — translation MNTTTRIKLSFMMFLEFFIWGAWFVTLGTFLNINLNATGLESANVFSTQSFGAIIAPFIIGLIADRYFNAERILGVLHLVGALLMYQMYSASNVAVFYPYVLAYMIAYMPTLALVNSVSFRQMSNPEKEFSAIRVWGTIGWIIAGLVISYLFHWDSGESLREGALRNTFLMAGIASLILGLYSFILPKTPPIAREAGQKSSISEILGLDALKLLNKKDFLVFFVSAILICIPLAFYYQNANPFLSDIGLPNPTGKMAIGQISEALFLLLLPVFFSRFGFKKTILFGMIAWAIRYILFAYGNADELSFMLIIGIALHGICYDFFFVSGQIYTDARAGEKYKSSAQGLVTLATYGVGMLIGFWVAGFVTEYYKEAEVTNFWQSVWIVPASIAAVVFVLFFVFFKEEKEINPSV, via the coding sequence ATGAACACAACTACACGTATTAAGCTTTCTTTTATGATGTTTCTTGAATTTTTTATTTGGGGAGCATGGTTTGTTACATTGGGAACGTTCCTGAATATCAATTTGAATGCTACTGGCCTCGAAAGTGCAAATGTCTTTTCAACGCAATCTTTCGGAGCCATAATAGCCCCCTTTATCATTGGCTTAATTGCTGATCGCTATTTTAACGCAGAGCGGATACTGGGCGTATTGCATTTGGTGGGCGCGTTATTGATGTATCAAATGTATAGCGCATCGAATGTCGCAGTTTTCTATCCTTATGTATTGGCTTATATGATCGCCTATATGCCTACATTGGCTTTAGTTAATTCAGTTTCTTTTAGACAGATGAGCAACCCTGAAAAGGAATTTTCCGCTATCAGAGTATGGGGAACTATCGGCTGGATTATCGCAGGTCTGGTAATTAGTTACCTATTTCACTGGGATTCTGGGGAAAGTTTAAGAGAGGGGGCTCTTAGAAACACTTTTTTAATGGCTGGTATTGCATCGTTGATCTTGGGGCTATATAGTTTTATTTTACCTAAAACCCCTCCAATTGCTAGAGAGGCTGGTCAAAAAAGTAGTATATCCGAAATATTAGGGTTAGATGCTCTTAAATTGCTAAATAAGAAAGATTTTCTTGTCTTTTTCGTATCAGCAATTCTTATCTGTATACCTTTGGCATTCTATTACCAAAACGCGAATCCATTTTTATCGGATATTGGTCTTCCTAATCCTACGGGCAAAATGGCCATCGGACAGATATCGGAGGCCTTGTTTCTCTTGTTATTGCCAGTTTTCTTTAGCCGTTTTGGTTTTAAGAAAACTATTTTGTTCGGTATGATAGCATGGGCTATCCGCTATATACTGTTCGCTTATGGTAATGCAGACGAATTATCTTTCATGTTAATCATAGGAATTGCTTTACATGGTATATGTTACGATTTCTTTTTCGTTTCCGGACAAATTTATACAGATGCACGTGCCGGTGAGAAATATAAATCTTCGGCTCAAGGCTTAGTTACTTTGGCTACGTATGGAGTCGGTATGTTGATTGGCTTTTGGGTAGCGGGTTTTGTAACAGAATATTATAAAGAAGCCGAAGTAACTAATTTTTGGCAAAGTGTATGGATCGTACCCGCCTCAATCGCAGCGGTGGTATTTGTACTCTTTTTTGTTTTCTTCAAGGAAGAAAAGGAAATAAATCCATCTGTGTAA